The genomic interval GCTCCGGCCAAAGCGCATGTCAGCAGCCCAAAAATCAGTATTTTTCGCATAGGAGTTCAGCATTATTTAAGGACAACAAAGACGTGCGCTACAACGTGATTCGTCGCAAGGAGGTTACGCAGGTAATCGAAAGGCATGCGAACCCGAAAGCGCGGCTTTGGAAGAGAGGGATTACTCACCGGTGAACAGTTTGGCCCATTTATCCGGCGGTGTAGGAGGCGAGAATGCCGGTTTCAGGTTCGCGAGTACGTGTTCTTTACGTCCCATGCCAATGAGTGACGTGGTTATTCCGGGCGCTGAACGCGCGAACTGGATTGCGTTTTCGGCGTCGGTGCTCATTCCGAGAGTCTTGCTTACGACGCCGGGCAGGTCTCTGGTCAATCGTCCTTGATACAGGGTTGCGCTTCCCATCACCGCAACGCCTTCCGCAGCGGCCACTTTCATGGCCGACATCTTGGTTCCAATCAGTTGATGGTTGGAGAGGCCGAAGGCGTCTGTCATTCCCAGGTTGAAGGGGAGCTGAATCACACGAAGATGGTGGGCATCGCCACCGGCTGCTCGCGCGATTTCCAGCACTTCGGCGAGGCCCACATAATCGCTCTCCCCTTCCAGCACGCGGAAGGCATTCCAAGTAGCCACGCCGTAGAACCGTATCTTGCTGGCGGCAACAGCTTCCTCAAGCATTACAAATGCATCTCTCAGCCGATCGCGGAATAGGGCGCGAGAAACCTCCGAGAGCTGGGACTCCGGATTGTGCACGTAGAAAACGTCGATTGTGTCGAGACCCAGGTTGCGACGGGAGCGATCAATCTGGTCGGCCAGATAGCGCGGCGACAAGCAGTGGCTGCCGGCGGCGACTTGGGCCGGATCCAGAATGCCTGGCTTCACGTATTCACTCATGAAGTAGCCACGCACGTCGGCAGGCATATCGGCGTCGAATGACAGAAAACCCGCCTTCGTACATACCAGCACCTCGTCACGGCTCAATTCACTGGAACCGATAAGCTCCTGCAGAGCAGAGCCGATGCTGCGTTCGGAACGCTGGTGGCGATAGTTGATCGCCGTATCCAGCACATTGATGCCGGAGCGGAGAGCGGTGCCGATGGCGTCGGTGTAGGCGGCGTCAGCGGCGGGGGTCGGTTCCCCCAGGTACGTACCCAGTCCAATGGAAGAAAGCCAGAGATCACCGATTCCGGGGACGTGTTCTTGGCGGCGGAAATGACCGGCATCGCGCAGTTGAGGGAAGCGATTGCGATAGCGCAGGGTGCCTTCGGAGGTAGCGAAACCGGAGATTGACATTGGTTTGAGGAACTCTCCTGAAAGGGCTGTTCTGTCGCTCGGCGACGCGCCAAGCGACATCACACAATATAAATTAACTCCTTGTAATTTAGTAGCTTAGCAAGGGTGGAGGGTCGTTCGATCCTTGTGCTACCGCCCCCCATCTACTAAGCTTAAGCCATGGCGGAGCAAGTTCTAACCCGAC from Terriglobales bacterium carries:
- a CDS encoding aldo/keto reductase; translated protein: MSISGFATSEGTLRYRNRFPQLRDAGHFRRQEHVPGIGDLWLSSIGLGTYLGEPTPAADAAYTDAIGTALRSGINVLDTAINYRHQRSERSIGSALQELIGSSELSRDEVLVCTKAGFLSFDADMPADVRGYFMSEYVKPGILDPAQVAAGSHCLSPRYLADQIDRSRRNLGLDTIDVFYVHNPESQLSEVSRALFRDRLRDAFVMLEEAVAASKIRFYGVATWNAFRVLEGESDYVGLAEVLEIARAAGGDAHHLRVIQLPFNLGMTDAFGLSNHQLIGTKMSAMKVAAAEGVAVMGSATLYQGRLTRDLPGVVSKTLGMSTDAENAIQFARSAPGITTSLIGMGRKEHVLANLKPAFSPPTPPDKWAKLFTGE